One Natronomonas gomsonensis genomic window, TCCGTCTGTGAGTTTCGGCACCCCGACTCACGGCTTGAGTCGGCTTACACCTTTATTACAAATGCCTCTGATTGGATAGGATAAGCGTACTCTACCCGCAGTGGGTGTGCGCTGCACCAAATCATGGAACTGAAACACCTGTTCACAGCAGACGACGACAACCGTGCCGTATCACCCGTCATCGGGGTTATCCTGATGGTGGCAATAACCGTCATCCTCGCCGCCGTCATCGGGACGTTCGTTCTAGGACTTGGCGACCAAGTCCAACAAACGAGTCCGAACGCACAGTGGAACTGAGATGTGGATGCCAGTGATGACGTGAACCTTACGCATGAAGGAGGAGACTCGATAGCAGTTAATACCCTGAGCCTCAGCGGCGACGCACTCGGGAGCGGTCCAAACGGCGACGACCTAACCGATGGGGGAAGCTTCCAAGGTTCCGGTGATGCGGAATCCACTGGCTTTAGTGATGACCCAATCAAAGCAGGGAGTACCCTGAGCATCGCGAACGAAGACCTGTCAAGCGGCGAGCTCCGACTTGTCTGGACCGCCGAGGGCGGTGGTTCTTCATCCACACTAACGACCTACGACTACTCGCCGTAATGTCATCAAATTCGAATTTCCAACAATGAAGCTTACAGAACTATTTACGGCCGACGAATCGGAAAGGGCAGTCTCACCAGTAATCGGGGTTATCCTGATGGTGGCAATCACGGTCATCCTTGCCGCTGTCATTGGGACGTTCGTCCTAGGCTTGGGCGATCAAGTCCAGCAGACGAGTCCGAACGCACAGTGGAATTGGGATCAACAGAGTACCAACCCAAAACTCCAATTGACGCACGAAGGGGGCGACAGCGTCACCCCAGCACGACTTGAGGTCACTAGTACCTCTGGCGACGTTGACCCGACCGACAACTGTGGAGTCGCTGGAGAATGGAGTGGCGGTTCGACAATTACCGCCGGTAGTACCTGTGATGTCGTTCAGGGCGGATCCGCTTCGGGCACTTACCGTCTACTCTGGACGGCCGAAGGTGGCGGGTCCTCCTCGACGCTTTCGACGTACGAAGTGAACTAACGCCGACACCGATTTTCCAGTATTTTGCTTGAAACACCCACCGACACAGCGGCTGCAAAGCGGGCGTTCGTCCGTACCTACAGCAGCCGCGGGTTCGAAGACACCTGGGATATCATCGAGGCCTTCGAAGAGGTCCAGGCAGTTCGTGGGAAGTATCCAGAGCGGGGCTCGTCGTTCGTGGCACAGAAGGCCGGCTACCCGCGGTCATGGATTCGGCGTTGGGTCGACGACGACGCGATTCCTTACCGTATCAAGGCCTGCAGACGGCGCTCTCGCATGGGTGGCTGGACCTTTCACCCGGCGACGAAGCGACGCGCTCGTTGGTAGCGCTAATTGGATACGTCCTCGGGAAAGGGTCGCTGAAAGGCGAGAAATACGGGCCGCG contains:
- a CDS encoding type IV pilin translates to MKLTELFTADESERAVSPVIGVILMVAITVILAAVIGTFVLGLGDQVQQTSPNAQWNWDQQSTNPKLQLTHEGGDSVTPARLEVTSTSGDVDPTDNCGVAGEWSGGSTITAGSTCDVVQGGSASGTYRLLWTAEGGGSSSTLSTYEVN